The Echinicola rosea genome has a segment encoding these proteins:
- a CDS encoding endonuclease/exonuclease/phosphatase family protein, with protein sequence MSYNIHHGADKNEVMTYSEIGQFLKDTGADIIGLQEVDSVCSRSEKSDQMKILSEITGMDAAFGRHFAYDGGAYGLGILSKYPLEDIRNDRITSIRSNGEKRSLALLSAKVTLPSGQQILFATVHFALDQPTRLAQAKEVLQYLDSELPVMLTGDLNAVPNSEEIKLLNTKLSNTHQEGDNTFPVDDPVKKIDYIMVSRVGFKVLESHVVLSCQLSDHLPIITEMELGGE encoded by the coding sequence ATGAGTTATAATATCCACCATGGTGCTGATAAAAATGAAGTTATGACCTATAGTGAAATTGGTCAATTTTTGAAGGATACCGGAGCGGACATTATTGGTCTCCAGGAAGTGGACAGCGTTTGTTCTCGTTCTGAAAAAAGCGACCAGATGAAAATCCTATCTGAGATTACCGGAATGGATGCCGCATTTGGGCGGCACTTTGCCTATGACGGTGGCGCCTATGGTCTGGGCATTTTGTCCAAATATCCCTTGGAGGACATTCGAAATGACCGGATCACAAGTATTCGTTCCAATGGCGAAAAAAGGTCACTGGCCTTGCTTTCGGCCAAGGTCACGCTGCCAAGTGGACAGCAAATTCTATTTGCAACGGTACATTTCGCCTTGGACCAGCCTACAAGGTTAGCGCAAGCCAAAGAAGTCCTGCAATATTTGGATTCTGAATTACCGGTAATGCTTACAGGGGACCTGAATGCAGTTCCAAATTCCGAGGAAATAAAGCTACTAAACACAAAGCTATCCAATACCCATCAAGAGGGAGATAACACCTTTCCCGTTGATGATCCGGTCAAAAAAATCGACTACATTATGGTCAGTAGGGTAGGATTTAAAGTGCTTGAAAGTCATGTGGTGCTTAGCTGCCAATTGTCAGACCACCTTCCGATCATTACCGAAATGGAGTTGGGAGGGGAGTGA
- a CDS encoding ABC transporter permease has product MSNTYSQPKVIEPSKGWKLVDFKELWRYKDLLYFLTLRGIKARYAQSILGVAWAIIQPLFTTLVFTVVFGNLAKVDSNGMPYILFSYLALWPWNYFSGTLTESANSLIANSGMITKVYFPRMVLPLASIFSKLLDFIIAFLVVVGFLIYFQVMPGWGLVFLPLLIVQLLLTSLGIGMILSAMAVQYRDVKHALTFLVQLLMYAAPVVYSTTAVPEVYRPFYILNPMVGVIEGFRAAFLDRPLPWEWIWPGSIVAGLLFIFGMFYFKRMERVFADVA; this is encoded by the coding sequence ATCAGCAACACCTATAGCCAACCAAAAGTAATCGAGCCTTCCAAGGGGTGGAAGCTGGTAGATTTTAAAGAGCTCTGGCGGTATAAAGACCTGCTGTATTTCCTGACGCTGCGAGGCATCAAGGCGCGCTATGCGCAGAGCATATTGGGCGTGGCCTGGGCGATCATCCAGCCGCTGTTTACCACGTTGGTGTTTACGGTGGTTTTTGGTAACCTGGCCAAAGTGGATTCCAATGGCATGCCCTATATCCTGTTTTCCTATTTGGCCCTGTGGCCGTGGAATTACTTCTCCGGCACCCTCACCGAATCTGCCAACAGCCTCATTGCCAATTCGGGGATGATCACCAAGGTGTATTTCCCCCGGATGGTGCTGCCACTGGCTTCGATATTTTCCAAGCTGTTGGACTTTATCATAGCCTTTTTGGTAGTAGTGGGCTTTTTGATCTATTTTCAGGTGATGCCCGGATGGGGATTGGTATTTCTGCCACTGTTGATTGTCCAGTTGCTGCTGACGTCTTTGGGCATCGGCATGATCCTGTCCGCCATGGCCGTGCAGTACCGCGATGTCAAGCATGCCCTGACTTTCTTGGTGCAACTGTTGATGTATGCAGCACCGGTAGTTTATAGCACGACGGCCGTACCCGAAGTTTACCGTCCATTTTATATTCTAAACCCCATGGTCGGGGTGATCGAAGGATTTCGCGCCGCCTTTCTGGACCGTCCGCTCCCTTGGGAATGGATCTGGCCGGGGAGCATTGTCGCAGGGCTGCTTTTCATTTTTGGGATGTTTTATTTCAAACGGATGGAAAGGGTGTTTGCAGATGTGGCGTAG
- a CDS encoding ABC transporter ATP-binding protein encodes MSKSIIKVENLSKRYRLGLKEKRSKTLAGQVGNIIKSPWENFQRLRKLSKFGAEDESVFWALKDVNFEVKEGEVLGIIGKNGAGKSTLLKILSQITEPTSGKITLNGRVASLLEVGTGFHPELTGRENIYMNGTILGMTRREIDRKLDEIIDFSGIEKFVDTPVKFYSSGMKVRLGFSVAAHLEPEILIIDEVLAVGDYEFQQKCLGKMEDVSKNQGRTVLFVSHNMAAVQNLCSRGLLLGKGTLVYEGNLEKLIEKYFSLQGGRMTNTNGSFDLSTKKKEETAITRLDIYCENKLTNIVHANSHVTFKVVYNSCSKFRATHFGVSFRDQFGDEIIAINNKHTGDVLSGVSSSQIIVDIPEFPLFKGSYELDLFLGDGFYDFDVIKGAGRIKVIEKDIYNSGFIPDSRKNLISYNKIHFSNS; translated from the coding sequence ATGTCTAAATCTATTATCAAAGTAGAAAACCTTTCCAAGCGCTATCGCTTAGGATTGAAAGAAAAGCGATCCAAGACTTTAGCGGGACAGGTGGGCAATATCATCAAGTCCCCATGGGAAAATTTTCAGCGGCTTCGGAAGTTGAGCAAGTTTGGGGCGGAGGATGAATCGGTTTTTTGGGCATTGAAGGATGTCAATTTTGAGGTAAAAGAAGGGGAAGTCTTGGGCATTATTGGGAAGAATGGTGCCGGTAAATCCACCTTGCTCAAGATCCTGTCCCAAATCACTGAACCTACTTCAGGTAAAATCACCCTGAATGGCCGCGTGGCCTCTTTACTGGAAGTGGGCACTGGCTTTCACCCTGAGCTGACCGGCAGGGAAAACATCTATATGAACGGTACCATCCTCGGCATGACGAGGCGCGAGATCGACCGGAAATTGGATGAAATCATTGATTTTTCGGGCATAGAAAAGTTTGTGGACACACCGGTAAAGTTCTATTCCTCGGGCATGAAAGTACGCCTGGGTTTTTCAGTGGCCGCGCATTTGGAGCCGGAGATTTTGATAATCGATGAGGTGCTGGCCGTTGGGGATTATGAATTTCAGCAAAAGTGCCTCGGTAAAATGGAGGATGTAAGCAAGAACCAAGGACGAACGGTGCTCTTTGTGAGCCATAATATGGCGGCAGTGCAGAATTTGTGTAGTAGGGGGCTTTTGTTAGGAAAAGGAACTTTAGTTTATGAAGGTAACCTCGAAAAATTAATTGAAAAATATTTTAGTTTACAGGGCGGGAGGATGACGAATACCAATGGAAGTTTTGATTTATCAACTAAAAAAAAAGAGGAAACGGCGATTACGAGATTGGATATCTATTGTGAAAATAAGTTAACTAATATTGTCCATGCAAATTCGCATGTTACTTTCAAGGTGGTTTACAATTCCTGTTCTAAATTTAGGGCAACTCATTTCGGAGTTTCTTTTAGAGACCAATTTGGTGATGAAATTATTGCCATTAATAATAAACATACGGGAGATGTCCTCAGCGGAGTTAGTAGTAGCCAAATTATAGTTGATATTCCAGAGTTTCCTTTGTTTAAAGGTTCTTATGAATTGGATTTGTTTTTAGGAGATGGTTTTTATGATTTTGATGTAATAAAAGGTGCGGGTAGAATTAAAGTTATTGAAAAGGATATTTATAATTCTGGTTTCATACCAGATTCAAGAAAGAATTTAATCTCGTATAACAAAATTCATTTTTCAAATTCGTAA
- a CDS encoding glycosyltransferase family 2 protein — MCELTVLLPVFNSESYLKEAVESILNQTFKNFKLIIINDGSTDRSKEIIEKFNDSRILLLENDENKGLIYSLNKGLKCIDTKYMVRMDSDDISHPDRMRRLLEYMEEDEEIGICGTKVGDFSENRVSDIANIDDDKLRAVHLLNCSITHASAMYRMDIINRNNLIYHERYKHSEDNDFITNVLSVSKGAILNQNLYWVRKHDDQVSSRFRDFQKRSSTKRRVELLNEVFGVNLHSEEIKLYQTLSYKEPGLNSGELYDLGKLVLKLERVIIANDDFEFDRKEFLKLLYRRLDIIYLKHSSLGMSVFVNYLRQFLLNRQTRIGARLFIKSLIRR; from the coding sequence ATGTGTGAACTAACGGTTTTATTACCAGTTTTTAATTCAGAAAGTTATTTAAAGGAAGCTGTTGAATCTATTTTAAATCAAACTTTTAAGAACTTTAAGTTAATAATTATTAATGATGGATCCACAGATCGATCAAAGGAAATAATTGAAAAATTTAATGATTCTAGAATTTTACTTTTGGAAAATGATGAAAATAAGGGTTTAATTTATTCTTTAAACAAAGGGCTAAAATGTATTGATACCAAATATATGGTTCGGATGGATTCTGATGATATTTCACATCCAGACAGAATGAGACGGTTATTAGAATACATGGAGGAAGATGAAGAGATTGGTATTTGCGGAACAAAAGTGGGGGATTTTAGTGAAAATAGAGTTTCGGATATTGCAAATATTGATGATGACAAATTGAGAGCCGTTCATTTATTAAATTGTTCTATAACGCATGCATCTGCCATGTATAGAATGGATATAATAAATAGAAATAATTTAATATATCATGAAAGATATAAACATTCTGAAGATAACGACTTTATTACTAATGTTTTAAGTGTATCTAAAGGAGCAATTTTGAATCAGAATCTATATTGGGTCAGAAAACATGATGATCAGGTTTCAAGTAGATTTAGGGATTTTCAGAAGCGCAGTAGCACAAAAAGACGTGTAGAGTTACTTAATGAGGTTTTTGGGGTGAATTTACACAGTGAAGAAATAAAGTTGTACCAAACATTGAGCTATAAAGAGCCCGGATTGAATAGCGGTGAACTTTATGACCTTGGGAAGTTAGTATTAAAATTGGAACGTGTAATCATCGCTAATGATGATTTCGAATTTGATAGAAAGGAGTTTTTGAAATTACTCTATAGGAGGTTGGATATCATCTATTTGAAGCATAGTTCTTTGGGTATGTCTGTATTTGTAAACTACCTAAGACAGTTTCTATTAAATAGACAAACTCGAATCGGTGCGAGGTTATTTATTAAATCATTAATACGAAGATAG
- a CDS encoding class I SAM-dependent methyltransferase — translation MNRIDLIQRSLQFNKGKRYLEIGVRTCSNLFRVKCENKVGVDPTYRLSKKDKIKMALGWEKSQLYRMHSDDFFSQNPKGILDNGFDVIFVDGLHNYKQSLQDVENGLKYLNKNGVIILHDCNPTSAARATPIKNSFDELVPKIKSGQIEGWDGGWNGDVWKTIVHLRSTRTDLSIITIDDDQGLGVIINRDEKNRNSVDIRELEQADYGFLAKDRRTLLNLKSENELQHFFEG, via the coding sequence ATGAATAGAATTGATTTAATACAGAGGTCTTTACAGTTTAATAAAGGAAAGAGATATTTAGAGATTGGAGTGCGAACCTGTAGCAATTTGTTTAGAGTGAAGTGTGAAAACAAAGTTGGTGTTGATCCTACTTATCGGTTGTCCAAAAAAGATAAAATCAAAATGGCACTTGGGTGGGAAAAATCTCAATTATATAGAATGCACAGCGATGATTTTTTTTCTCAAAACCCCAAGGGAATACTTGATAATGGCTTTGATGTGATTTTTGTGGATGGTTTGCATAATTATAAGCAATCTTTGCAGGATGTTGAAAATGGACTAAAGTATTTAAACAAGAATGGAGTAATTATACTGCATGATTGCAACCCAACTTCTGCCGCAAGAGCAACGCCCATAAAGAATTCATTTGATGAATTGGTGCCAAAAATAAAATCAGGCCAAATAGAAGGTTGGGATGGAGGCTGGAACGGTGATGTATGGAAAACCATCGTCCACTTAAGGTCTACTCGAACTGATTTGAGTATTATCACCATAGACGATGATCAAGGGTTGGGAGTGATAATTAATAGGGATGAGAAGAACCGTAATTCCGTTGATATTCGGGAATTAGAGCAAGCAGACTATGGGTTTTTAGCCAAAGATAGACGGACGTTATTAAATCTTAAGTCAGAAAATGAATTACAGCACTTTTTCGAAGGATAA